A part of Liolophura sinensis isolate JHLJ2023 chromosome 1, CUHK_Ljap_v2, whole genome shotgun sequence genomic DNA contains:
- the LOC135479024 gene encoding LOW QUALITY PROTEIN: synaptotagmin-6-like (The sequence of the model RefSeq protein was modified relative to this genomic sequence to represent the inferred CDS: inserted 1 base in 1 codon), whose product MQAHKGLPAVYLVAIISGACTLLLIGLAFVALWYCKLRKKQISMEWSHDSDSPPHMVSSGSLAISQSTPNLAEEARKSGSSFPFRKNLFKSAFRQSTLPTVPQRHLSFQRQLSHKLDLSNIEFTVQRVKHKEQPTLGSIKPELYKQPSTDSVKSEHMPCGKFHFSLKYNHDLEGLVINVIKAEDLPAKDFSGTSDPYVKMYLLPNRKHKFQTKVHRKTLNPEFYETFIINVPYVELTGRTLQFSVYDFDRFSRHDLIGVVLVRDLLNDKDLTKETFYVRDILSAHQEKVDLGELMLSLCYLPTAGRLTVTIVKARNLKAMDITGYSDPYVKVSLMCQGKRIXKKKTSVKKNTLNPVYNEAIVFDVPQENVEEVGLIIKVIDYDRIGNNEIIGCCAVGPVYCGPGRDHWFEMLENPRKPIAQWYPLIETIPGAANLPDTPNGKNKMRLLSETSEASSVA is encoded by the exons ATGCAAGCCCATAAAG GTCTCCCAGCAGTTTACCTGGTGGCAATTATTTCTGGAGCATGTACACTGTTGCTGATCGGTCTGGCCTTCGTGGCGTTGTGGTACTGCAAGTTACGAAAGAAACAGATCTCCATGGAGTGGTCGCACGATTCTGACAGCCCTCCGCACATGGTCAGTTCTGGCAGCTTGGCAATCAGCCAGAGCACACCGAATCTAGCCGAGGAAGCCAGGAAGTCCGGCAGTTCATTTCCCTTCAGAAAAAATCTGTTCAAGTCTGCGTTTCGGCAGTCCACTTTACCCACAGTCCCCCAGCGCCATCTATCCTTTCAGAGGCAACTTTCTCACAAACTTGACCTGTCCAACATCGAGTTTACTGTACAACGAGTCAAGCACAAGGAACAACCTACGCTGGGCTCAATAAAACCCGAACTGTACAAGCAACCCTCTACAGACAGTGTCAAGTCAGAACACATGCCCTGTGGGAAATTCCACTTCAGTTTGAAATACAATCATGACTTGGAGGGTCTTGTGATTAATGTGATCAAAGCTGAAGATCTCCCCGCTAAAGATTTCTCTGGCACGTCCGACCCCTATGTGAAGATGTACCTGCTTCCAAACAGGAAACACAAATTCCAAACAAAAGTGCACAGGAAAACGTTGAACCCTGAGTTCTACGAAACATTTATCATCAATGTGCCCTATGTTGAACTCACGGGCAGAACTTTGCAGTTTAGTGTGTACGATTTTGATCGTTTTTCACGCCATGACTTGATCGGTGTAGTGCTTGTGAGGGACTTGCTGAATGATAAAGATCTGACTAAAGAGACGTTCTATGTTCGAGACATTTTGTCAGCTCACCAG GAGAAGGTAGACTTAGGTGAATTGATGCTCTCACTCTGCTACCTTCCCACGGCTGGGCGATTAACTGTGACCATTGTAAAGGCACGCAATCTGAAGGCAATGGACATCACAGGCTATTCTG ATCCTTATGTGAAGGTGTCACTGATGTGTCAAGGGAAGAGAA AAAAGAAAAAGACGTCTGTGAAGAAAAACACATTGAATCCTGTGTACAACGAAGCCATAGTGTTTGACGTACCCCAGGAGAATGTGGAGGAAGTGGGATTGATCATTAAGGTTATTGATTATGATAG GATTGGAAACAATGAGATTATTGGTTGCTGTGCTGTTGGCCCAGTGTACTGTGGTCCGGGAAGAGATCACTGGTTTGAAATGCTGGAGAATCCACGCAAGCCTATCGCCCAATGGTATCCCTTAATTGAGACCATTCCAGGCGCGGCCAATCTGCCAGATACTCCCAATGGGAAAAACAAAATGAGGCTACTGTCAGAAACCAGTGAAGCCAGCAGCGTGGCCTAA